A segment of the Luteolibacter arcticus genome:
CCGGCGATGTTGCTCGCCGTGCCGCTCACGGAGGCCCGGCGGCTGGCACTGGCCGAACTTGTCACCAGCCGCTTCAAGCTGGGCGCCGATGGCGCACCGGTGACGCTCCGCCTGGTCGATATGGTTCCCTTTGCGGACAAGCGCGATTTGCGCCTGGAGTTCCATGCAGATTGGACAGCACCGCCGAAGGCTCTCCGGATCGAAAGCAACCTCTTCCCCTACGATACCCGGCACCGCACGTATCTGAACGTCTACACCACGGACAAGCTGGTCTATCAGCACGCCTTTGAAAATGGCTCACCGCCCCTTGAGTTGCAGGTGGGCGCGACGCAGGGATTGGGAGAGGTGATCCGCGAGTTTGTCTATGAAGGCATTCACCACATTTTCATTGGGCCGGACCACATCCTTTTCGTGATCGGTCTTCTGCTATTAGGCGGCAGTCTGAAACATCTTCTGAAGATCGTCACGGCCTTCACGATCGCTCACAGCATCACGCTCTGCCTTGCAACTTTCCGGGTCCTGACGCCGCCCGCGACTGTCATCGAGCCGGTCATCGCCCTTAGCATCGTGTTCGTCGGCGCGCAGGCATTGATGGGGATGCAGCATCGCGACCCGCGCTTGATCTTCGCTTTCTGTTTCGGGCTGATCCATGGCTTCGGCTTCGCCAACGTGTTGCAGGAAATGATGCTGCCCCCCAGCCAGTTGGGTTGGTCGCTTTTCTCATTCAATGCCGGCGTGGAGATCGGTCAGGCGTGCATCATCCTGGCCGTCGCACCGCTACTTTCCGTGATAAGGAAGCGAGATCCCAAGGTCGCCCGTAGCGTCGTTTCAGCGGCAGCATTGTTGGTGACGACCGCGGGAGCGTTCTGGTTCTTCCAACGGATCTTGCCGTAAGCGATCAAACCACGCTTGAGTCGCCGCGTGTCCGATGCCCTGATCGCCGCTTCCCGCACGCTTGCCGACCGCTTGCGACCGTTGACCTTTTCCACGGCCAGCCACGTCTATCTGCCGCTCGACTACGCCCGTGAGCCGCATGAGCTCTACCTCCAGCGCTTCGGTGGCGGGAAGAAGCGGGTGGTCTTCCTGGGAATGAACCCGGGGCCGTTCGGGATGGCGCAGACCGGGGTGCCGTTTGGTGAGATCCCGGCGGTGCGTGATTGGATGGGGATCTCCGCGCCTGTTGGCAAGCCGGCGGCTGAGCATCCGAAGCGGCCGGTCCAAGGATTCGATTGCCCGAAGTCCGAGGTCAGCGGCCGCCGTCTGTGGGGCCTCTTTGCGGAGCGCTATCCTGTGGCGGATGATTTCTTCCGCGAACACTTCGTGCTCAACTACTGCCCGCTCGTCTGGATGAGTGCGACCGGGGCGAACCTGACTCCG
Coding sequences within it:
- a CDS encoding HupE/UreJ family protein; the encoded protein is MSASCWFGRGLRHLGAVLFLLISFARPALAHDEPTSFVDLKVSGQGVDASLVASVTDLAHYMPDTEPAMLLAVPLTEARRLALAELVTSRFKLGADGAPVTLRLVDMVPFADKRDLRLEFHADWTAPPKALRIESNLFPYDTRHRTYLNVYTTDKLVYQHAFENGSPPLELQVGATQGLGEVIREFVYEGIHHIFIGPDHILFVIGLLLLGGSLKHLLKIVTAFTIAHSITLCLATFRVLTPPATVIEPVIALSIVFVGAQALMGMQHRDPRLIFAFCFGLIHGFGFANVLQEMMLPPSQLGWSLFSFNAGVEIGQACIILAVAPLLSVIRKRDPKVARSVVSAAALLVTTAGAFWFFQRILP
- a CDS encoding uracil-DNA glycosylase family protein, coding for MSDALIAASRTLADRLRPLTFSTASHVYLPLDYAREPHELYLQRFGGGKKRVVFLGMNPGPFGMAQTGVPFGEIPAVRDWMGISAPVGKPAAEHPKRPVQGFDCPKSEVSGRRLWGLFAERYPVADDFFREHFVLNYCPLVWMSATGANLTPDKLPSNEMEAVESACLDHLAAALEVLDPQYLIGVGGYAEERLKAAAERTGTKATLGRILHPSPASPAANRGWGEAATKQLLAQGIWT